One stretch of Hevea brasiliensis isolate MT/VB/25A 57/8 chromosome 12, ASM3005281v1, whole genome shotgun sequence DNA includes these proteins:
- the LOC110637367 gene encoding RING-H2 finger protein ATL63-like, protein MLSTPKHYPLSHFINSISSYDSNIMLAAVISLLVVILFVLLLHIYAKWFLEQARHRRRSSSVSVSHVLRPSRFHHFHAFTLDAFPSSPSTEGLAPSIISSIPLFVYKAEEHEQDLECIICLSLFEENEIGRSLKKCGHDFHVECIDMWLLSHSNCPICRAPAVVGDTACDAKSMESAEAGLNNNNGESRVEIVIDVSNSENENGNENNNVVVNYDTPSSSSSSSLGCSLKRMLSRNRSERKVFQSCNNDSEIIV, encoded by the coding sequence ATGTTGAGTACTCCAAAACACTATCCACTAAGTCACTTCATTAACAGTATATCCTCATATGATAGCAACATAATGCTGGCTGCGGTGATATCCCTCCTTGTGGTCATTCTCTTTGTGTTACTTCTTCATATCTACGCCAAATGGTTCTTGGAACAAGCTCGCCATAGAAGGAGATCAAGCTCCGTCTCTGTATCTCACGTTCTGCGCCCTTCAAGATTCCACCATTTCCACGCATTTACTCTCGACGCCTTCCCCTCTTCTCCTTCTACAGAAGGTCTTGCCCCATCAATCATTTCTTCCATTCCATTGTTTGTTTACAAAGCTGAAGAGCATGAACAAGATTTGGAGTGCATCATTTGTTTAAGCCTTTTCGAGGAAAATGAGATTGGTAGGAGCTTGAAAAAATGTGGGCATGATTTTCACGTTGAGTGCATTGACATGTGGTTGCTTTCCCACTCTAATTGTCCAATTTGCAGAGCTCCGGCAGTGGTGGGTGATACTGCATGTGATGCCAAGTCTATGGAGTCAGCAGAAGCtggtttaaataataataatgggGAGTCAAGAGTGGAGATTGTGATTGATGTTTCGAATTCTGAAAATGAAAATGGGAATGAAAATAATAATGTTGTAGTAAATTATGATACaccatcatcatcttcttcttcttctctgggTTGTTCTTTGAAGCGGATGTTGAGTAGGAATAGATCAGAACGTAAGGTTTTCCAATCTTGTAATAATGATTCTGAAATCATTgtctga